The following are from one region of the Nicotiana tabacum cultivar K326 chromosome 3, ASM71507v2, whole genome shotgun sequence genome:
- the LOC107785384 gene encoding uncharacterized protein LOC107785384, with product MTSPRISFSTDFIDSSQQQHHQHMMKNDTTSYYRDAPVSSDFEFSVANHSIITGADELFSKGRLLPFKEKSSSSSTTTTTTLRDELLNNDEDDFTLRIPKSSSSTTRWKGLLGLKKSHIGSKKIDKKNEEKRSDELVHGTNNSQETYNGSGSGSSCRDMECRFN from the exons ATGACTAGTCCTAGAATCTCTTTCTCTACTGACTTCATCGATTCATCTCAACAACAACATCATCAGCACATGATGAAGAATGATACGACATCGTATTACAGAGATGCTCCTGTTTCCTCTGACTTTGAATTCTCCGTCGCTAATCATTCTATAATTACTGGTGCTGACGAGCTTTTCTCTAAAGGTAGACTTTTGCCTTTCAAAGAGaagagtagtagtagtagtactactactactactactctaaGAGATGAACTCCTTAATAATGACGAAGATGATTTTACTTTGAGGATACCCAAAAGTAGTAGTTCTACGACTAGGTGGAAAGGTCTACTTGGCCTTAAAAAATCTCATATTGGGTCCAAGAAAATCgacaagaaaaatgaagaaaaaaggtCTGACGAGCTAGTTCATGGCACCAACAATTCCCAG GAAACATACAATGGCTCTGGTAGTGGATCCAGTTGTAGAGATATGGAGTGTCGTTttaattga